The following nucleotide sequence is from Halococcus agarilyticus.
CGGTCGACGTGATCGCGCCCGCCGAGCCCGAACTCCCGCTCGATCCCTCCGAGAAGGTCGAGGCCGAACTCCCTACCCGGCTCGACAACCGCACCCTCGACCTCCGGCGTGAGGAGGGGAAGGCGATCTTCGAGATCCGTGCCGAGGTCCTTCGAGCGGCCCGCGAGGCGTTCCGCGACCTCGGCTGCACCGAGATCAACACTCCGAAGATCGTCGCCACCGGGACCGAAGGCGGGACCGAGCTGTTCCCGATCACCTACTTCGGCCAGGAAGCGTTCATGAACCAGTCCCCGCAGCTGTTCAAACAGCTGATGGTCGGCAGCGGTCTCGAACGGGTCTCCGAGATCGGGCCGATCTTCCGGGCCGAGGAGCACAACACGCCCCGCCACCTCAACGAGGCGACCTCGATCGACTTCGAGTCGGCGTTCATCGACCACGAGGAGGCGATGGACGCGTGCGAGCAGGTCGTCCGGGCGGCCTACGAGGGCGTCGCCGCGAACTGCACCGACCAGCTCGACACGCTCGGCTACGACGACTTTTCGGTTCCCGACGAGGCGTTCCCGCGACTGACCTACGAGGAGGCGATCGAGCGGATCAACGCCACCGGCGAGCTCGACGAGCAGTTGGTGTGGGGCGACGACCTCCCGACCGAGGGCGAGAAGGCGCTCGGCAGCGACGTCGGCGGCCACTACTTCGTGACCGACTGGCCGAGCGAG
It contains:
- the aspS gene encoding aspartate--tRNA(Asn) ligase — protein: MQDRTHAAAAIPGETVTVAGWAHEIRDLGGIAFLIVRDRTGKIQVKFEKEAMDDELVEAGTDLTRESVVAVTGDVEEEDRAPTGVEIVPESVDVIAPAEPELPLDPSEKVEAELPTRLDNRTLDLRREEGKAIFEIRAEVLRAAREAFRDLGCTEINTPKIVATGTEGGTELFPITYFGQEAFMNQSPQLFKQLMVGSGLERVSEIGPIFRAEEHNTPRHLNEATSIDFESAFIDHEEAMDACEQVVRAAYEGVAANCTDQLDTLGYDDFSVPDEAFPRLTYEEAIERINATGELDEQLVWGDDLPTEGEKALGSDVGGHYFVTDWPSEIKPFYIKDHDDGELSTGFDMMAPTMELVSGGQREHRHDHLVEGFEQQGLDPEAFEYYTKMFKYGMPPHAGWAIGAERLVMTMLDLPNIREAVLFPRDRQRLSP